The sequence AAATGTCGCACGCCCGGTGCTGATTTAAAATTTGAATTTTTTCGTGTATTTAGTGTATTTCGTGGTCATTCTTTTCCTTTTTCACTTTTCTCCGTGTTCTTTAATCTCAAACATATTGCCGAATTTATCTTTAACAAAAACAAGGTCGGATTTATCTCTTTGAATTACGATGCACTTGTAATTTTTTGTTTTTGCTTTTTCGATAAACATTTTTCGTTTTTCAACCTCAATACAAAGGTGTGAATAATTTTTCCGTGCCGGCAGGTGAGTTACGAATATTTCAATTTCCATATCCTCATCTGATAAAAGATATACCGGCACATCTTCATAAAAACCAAATATTTGCTGATTCAAATCTTTTGATATTTTGAATTCCTTTTTTAATTTCAATCCTAATAAATCTTGATAGAAATTTTTAACATCGTTTTTGTCGTTTACTGTAATTCCAATATGTTTTAGCATATTTCTCCTATTTTTCTAAATAATTTTCCATGCGATCAAATCCTTTATTTATCATATCTGCACTTACACAAAAGGACAACCTGAGATGGCTTTGGCCCGTAGGTCCGAAAGCGATTCCGGGAGTTGTGGAAACTTTGGCTTCCTTCAGTAGTTTTTTGCAAAATTTTGTAGAATCTTTACCAGCTTCTCCAATGATTTTCGGAAACATGAGATAAGAACCGGTTGGCTTTTGATATTCAAACATATCCGGTAATCTGTCCAAACGTTCACACATAAGATTACGCATTTTGCGATAATGATCACGAAAATCTCTAACGCAATCCTGCGAACCTTTCAAGGCTGCAATCGCTGCATATTGTGAAACTACCGGAGCACAAATGCTGAGCGGTATATGGGCTTTTTTAATCTGCGGAATTAATTTTTCGGAAGCGTGAAGATAACCGATTCGCCAGCCGGTCATTGCGTAGGTTTTTGTGAAAGTGTAACAGCTTATCACATTTTCCTTCATTTCCGGAATGGAGCCAATGCTGAAATGGTGATTGTCATCAAAAACAAAATATTCGTAGGCTTCGTCCGTGATAACTACGAGATCATTCTCGAGGGCAATTTGCGCTAATTGGCGTAGTTTGTTTTCCGGAAAAATTGTTCCGGTAGGATTATTCGGGCTACAAAACAGGATTGCTTTTGTTTTGGGAGTAATTGCTTCTTTCACTTTTTCAATATCCAGAGCAAAACCATCTTCTTCTTTTAAGGGAACAAAAACGGGTTTGGCACTTGCCAGCTGAACATGTCGAACATGGGTGGAATATGTGGGAGACGGGACAATAATTTCATCGCCCGGATCTGCAACCGCCATCACAGCTGAGGCTATCCCTTCGATAGCTCCTACTGTTACAAGAATTTCAGAAAGATTTGCC comes from Candidatus Cloacimonadota bacterium and encodes:
- a CDS encoding VOC family protein, producing the protein MLKHIGITVNDKNDVKNFYQDLLGLKLKKEFKISKDLNQQIFGFYEDVPVYLLSDEDMEIEIFVTHLPARKNYSHLCIEVEKRKMFIEKAKTKNYKCIVIQRDKSDLVFVKDKFGNMFEIKEHGEK
- a CDS encoding pyridoxal phosphate-dependent aminotransferase, which translates into the protein MRKNKVSERVRNIEKSAIHEMTSLSKEIDDVAFLSWAKPTTGTPEHINKAAIEAIQKGLVGGYSPANGLEELRAEIVKKLERDNNIKANLSEILVTVGAIEGIASAVMAVADPGDEIIVPSPTYSTHVRHVQLASAKPVFVPLKEEDGFALDIEKVKEAITPKTKAILFCSPNNPTGTIFPENKLRQLAQIALENDLVVITDEAYEYFVFDDNHHFSIGSIPEMKENVISCYTFTKTYAMTGWRIGYLHASEKLIPQIKKAHIPLSICAPVVSQYAAIAALKGSQDCVRDFRDHYRKMRNLMCERLDRLPDMFEYQKPTGSYLMFPKIIGEAGKDSTKFCKKLLKEAKVSTTPGIAFGPTGQSHLRLSFCVSADMINKGFDRMENYLEK